Proteins from one Vanessa atalanta chromosome 15, ilVanAtal1.2, whole genome shotgun sequence genomic window:
- the LOC125069582 gene encoding glycine cleavage system H protein, mitochondrial-like, translating into MILQRYLHHITKQCLTRQCVIQSNYKQSYCELKHKYSTTIKERKFTDRHEWVVVENNIGTVGISSYAQESLGDVVFAQLPDPGTEIKEGDECGALESVKAASEIYSPVSGTVTEKNGDVEKKPGLINTSCYDKGWLFKLKLTKPDELKELMTEAQYEKFLKTDVEKDH; encoded by the coding sequence ATGATTCTTCAGAGATATCTCCATCACATTACTAAACAGTGTCTTACAAGACAGTGTGTCATACAGTCAAATTATAAGCAGTCAtattgtgaattaaaacataaatacagcACCACTATCAAAGAAAGGAAGTTTACAGATCGCCATGAATGGGTAgtagttgaaaataatattggaaCTGTTGGAATAAGTAGTTACGCACAAGAGTCTTTGGGGGATGTAGTGTTTGCACAGCTCCCAGATCCTGGGACAGAGATCAAGGAAGGAGATGAATGTGGAGCATTGGAGAGTGTAAAAGCAGCTAGTGAAATTTATTCACCAGTAAGTGGTACAGTTACAGAGAAAAATGGTGATGTAGAAAAAAAGCCAGGCTTAATAAACACATCTTGTTATGACAAAGGATGGCTGTTTAAATTGAAGCTCACTAAGCCTGATGAACTTAAAGAACTCATGACGGAGGCCCAATATGAAAAATTCTTAAAGACAGATGTAGAAAAagatcattaa
- the LOC125069126 gene encoding retinol dehydrogenase 12-like codes for MSLLITSAAITITIASAIYWYINRHKPIKHILSELRYTIDMQGAGAGGLIDDWVSVWINKIELPDASNKIAVITGGARGIGTEVVRGLLKANMTVIMGVRNPNSVEKFIETMENGKRIRAFPLDLLSLESVKKFADSVLKEFPEIHLLVNNAGIMFGDYKLTKDGFETQLAVNHLSHFYLTHLLLPALKRSGRMEEPSRVVNVSSCAHFPGKIYFDDINMKEHYDTTAAYAQSKLAQLMTARHINKLLEDKDCPVKCYSVHPGIVDTDLFEKTNFSSLPWLRRMLFKTPEKGAVSILYACFNKDILAKGGLYISNCKEGFSNRFSKNEKHQEKLFQLSCDLVGIQEQNFGRN; via the exons ATGTCCCTCTTGATAACGTCAGCGGCCATAACAATAACAATTGCGTCAGCAATTTACTGGTACATCAACAGACATAAGCCGATCAAACATATACTGAGTGAATTGAGATACACGATTGACATGCAAGGAGCCGGCGCAGGAGGCTTGATAGACGACTGGGTGAGTGTatggataaataaaatagagttGCCCGACGCGTCAAACAAAATAGCTGTGATAACGGGCGGCGCTCGCGGAATAGGCACGGAAGTCGTACGTGGACTTCTGAAGGCAAACATGACCGTTATAATGGGTGTTCGAAATCCAAATTCTGTTGAAAAATTCATTGAAACAATGGAAAACGGAAAGAGAATTCGAGCATTTCCATTGGATCTATTGTCTTTGGAATCAGTTAAGAAGTTCGCTGATAGTGTACTCAAGGAATTTCCAGAAATACACCTATTAGTAAACAATGCTGGCATTATGTTTGGGGATTATAAACTAACCAAAGATGGTTTTGAAACGCAACTGGCTGTGAATCATTTGagtcatttttatttgacacatttattgTTGCCAGCGCTTAAACGCAGTGGGAGAATGGAGGAGCCATCCAGAGTCGTTAATGTATCATCCTGTGCCCATTTCCcagggaaaatatattttgatgatattaatATGAAGGAACATTATGACACAACGGCAGCCTATGCTCAATCAAAACTAGCGCAG ctAATGACGGCAAGACATATTAACAAGCTTTTGGAAGACAAAGATTGTCCAGTGAAATGTTACTCTGTCCATCCCGGAATTGTTGATACGgacttatttgaaaaaactaatttttcTTCTTTACCCTGGCTCCGAAGAATGTTGTTTAAGACTCCAGAAAAAGGGGCCGTTTCGATTCTCTATGCATGTTTTAACAAAGACATTTTAGCCAAAGGTGGTTTATACATCAGCAATTGTAAAGAAGGTTTTAGTAACAGATTCTCTAAGAATGAAAAGCACCaagaaaaactatttcaattgaGTTGTGACTTAGTCGGAATTCAAGAACAGAATTTTGGTAGGAATtag